A region of Flavobacterium indicum GPTSA100-9 = DSM 17447 DNA encodes the following proteins:
- a CDS encoding cation diffusion facilitator family transporter, translated as MSHVHIHKHEVKATNLIISIVLNLIITLAQLVGGIISGSLALVSDALHNFSDVISLVFSLVAHKLSRRKASIDHTFGYKRAELIAAFTNAATLIIVAFILIYGAIERFFHPHPIGSDLVIWLALLGIVANGASVLFLKKDADHNLNMKSAYLHLLTDMMASVAVLVGGLLMKFYGWFWVDSLLTILIAIYLIVVGIDLLKSSTKMLMLFTPEEIDIKEIVREVHKIPGAGKLHHIHVWHLNEEELHLEAHLDCAEDIKMSEFNDLLHQIESCLFEKFGINHINIQPEFKKEDPKHFIVQD; from the coding sequence ATGAGTCACGTACACATCCATAAACACGAAGTAAAAGCAACGAATTTGATTATTTCTATTGTTTTGAATTTAATCATTACGTTAGCCCAACTTGTAGGTGGAATTATATCTGGAAGTTTAGCATTGGTATCAGATGCGTTGCATAATTTTTCAGATGTAATATCATTGGTGTTTAGTTTAGTGGCGCATAAATTATCACGAAGAAAAGCATCTATTGATCATACTTTTGGTTATAAAAGAGCCGAATTAATTGCCGCTTTTACCAATGCAGCCACGTTAATTATTGTGGCTTTTATTTTAATCTATGGTGCAATTGAGCGTTTTTTTCATCCGCATCCTATTGGTTCTGATTTAGTAATTTGGTTAGCCCTATTGGGAATTGTTGCTAATGGAGCCTCTGTTTTATTCCTAAAAAAAGATGCCGATCACAATCTAAATATGAAATCAGCGTACTTACATTTATTAACCGATATGATGGCTTCCGTAGCTGTTTTAGTTGGTGGTTTGTTAATGAAGTTTTACGGTTGGTTTTGGGTAGATAGTTTACTAACAATTCTAATTGCAATTTATTTAATTGTGGTGGGTATTGATTTATTAAAAAGTTCTACTAAAATGTTGATGCTTTTTACCCCAGAAGAAATCGATATAAAAGAAATTGTTCGTGAAGTTCATAAAATACCTGGAGCAGGTAAATTACACCATATTCATGTGTGGCATTTGAATGAAGAAGAGTTGCATCTCGAGGCACATTTAGATTGTGCGGAAGATATTAAAATGAGTGAGTTTAACGATTTACTTCATCAAATTGAAAGCTGTTTGTTTGAAAAATTTGGTATCAATCACATCAATATTCAGCCAGAATTTAAAAAGGAAGATCCTAAACATTTTATTGTTCAAGATTAA
- a CDS encoding DUF1905 domain-containing protein produces the protein MLFQAEILSFGENNLGYGPYFVIPTDLVEAHLKTTTTKRVKCTLNNSLTIDRAISLKDTMYYILINQPILKTLGVSFGDTIEVQLIADASKYGVEITDEMTEVLYQDPEGSTLFHKLTPGKQRTLILLINKIKSTQLRIEKSFVILEHLKKQNGKLDFEQLNEDFKKARSTTKF, from the coding sequence ATGTTATTCCAAGCTGAAATACTATCCTTTGGTGAAAATAATTTAGGTTATGGTCCTTATTTTGTGATTCCAACAGATTTAGTTGAAGCACATTTAAAAACTACGACTACCAAAAGAGTAAAATGTACTTTAAATAATAGCTTAACAATTGATAGGGCAATTTCATTAAAAGATACTATGTATTACATTTTAATTAATCAGCCAATATTAAAAACTCTTGGAGTTTCCTTTGGAGATACAATTGAAGTGCAACTTATTGCAGATGCATCCAAATACGGAGTAGAAATAACAGATGAAATGACCGAAGTTTTATATCAGGATCCTGAAGGAAGTACGTTGTTTCATAAACTTACTCCGGGTAAACAACGTACCCTTATCTTGTTGATTAATAAAATTAAAAGTACACAACTTCGAATTGAAAAGAGTTTTGTAATTCTAGAACATTTAAAAAAACAGAATGGTAAATTAGATTTTGAACAGTTAAATGAAGATTTTAAAAAAGCACGAAGTACTACTAAATTTTAA
- the rpiB gene encoding ribose 5-phosphate isomerase B → MTISIGNDHAGPEYKNAIVDYLESNGHIVINHGTDTFESVDYPDFGHPVAYDVESKKADLGIVICGSGNGIAMTVNKHQDIRAALCWTKEIAELARQHNDANIISIPARYTSIPQAVAMVETFLETPFEGGRHANRVKKIACK, encoded by the coding sequence ATGACAATTTCAATTGGAAACGACCATGCAGGTCCAGAGTATAAAAACGCGATTGTAGACTATTTAGAATCTAATGGTCATATAGTTATTAACCATGGAACAGATACATTTGAAAGTGTGGATTATCCTGATTTTGGACATCCAGTGGCTTATGATGTAGAAAGTAAAAAAGCCGATTTAGGAATTGTAATTTGTGGTTCTGGAAACGGAATTGCTATGACAGTTAATAAACACCAAGACATACGTGCCGCTTTATGTTGGACCAAAGAAATTGCAGAATTAGCTCGTCAACACAATGATGCTAATATAATTAGTATTCCAGCACGTTATACTTCTATACCTCAAGCAGTGGCTATGGTAGAAACATTTCTTGAAACACCATTTGAAGGCGGAAGACATGCTAATAGAGTTAAAAAGATTGCGTGTAAATAA